From the genome of Ignavibacteriota bacterium, one region includes:
- a CDS encoding TlpA family protein disulfide reductase has protein sequence MDLYAPREAIRIASVLPEFSFRSVEDSNQVLTNASFLGNHLLLVFWATWCTPCVAEMPALHEAYHKYRRAGLNILSVSLNNTHPRSAGLESCVGLCHGQWLRCPKKESLPCRLALTQAREHISWWIRLARFLSSAALGRCNSIPRLDISFTRTNSNGLISFRIITQRKRQPWSSSAVASPAAAPRRQDGGIYDPAPWKEQPGIDLHQFLCWLRLSPSPVGSQRRSRRAESSSRLRSSPHPLRGLAHSGRDGMSRDHQGAGPILCRRESP, from the coding sequence TTGGATTTGTATGCACCGCGCGAAGCCATCCGGATCGCTTCCGTACTTCCTGAGTTTTCATTTCGTTCGGTGGAAGACTCCAATCAGGTGCTCACAAATGCATCGTTCCTCGGCAATCATCTTCTCCTCGTATTCTGGGCAACGTGGTGCACCCCCTGTGTCGCTGAGATGCCAGCCCTTCACGAGGCATACCACAAGTATCGCAGAGCCGGTTTGAACATCCTCAGCGTGTCACTCAATAATACCCATCCGAGATCGGCGGGTTTAGAAAGTTGCGTTGGCCTATGCCATGGTCAGTGGTTGCGGTGCCCAAAGAAGGAGTCTCTTCCGTGTCGACTCGCTTTGACGCAGGCGCGGGAACACATATCTTGGTGGATCCGGCTGGCAAGGTTCTTAAGTTCGGCGGCCTTAGGGAGATGCAACTCGATTCCACGTTTAGACATCTCCTTCACAAGGACGAATAGCAATGGGCTCATATCCTTCAGAATCATCACGCAGCGCAAACGGCAACCATGGAGTAGCAGTGCTGTCGCCTCACCAGCGGCTGCACCCCGCCGTCAAGACGGCGGGATCTATGACCCGGCGCCGTGGAAAGAACAACCGGGTATTGACCTTCACCAATTTTTGTGTTGGTTGAGGTTGTCACCTTCACCAGTCGGGTCGCAGCGCAGGTCCCGCCGTGCGGAATCCTCGTCCCGCCTACGGAGTTCGCCTCACCCGCTTCGCGGGCTCGCTCACTCCGGGCGGGATGGGATGAGCCGCGACCATCAGGGGGCGGGCCCAATTCTGTGCAGAAGGGAATCACCATGA
- a CDS encoding DNA alkylation repair protein yields MKTLIPEIQSSLASMPTKNAPSFRLVRRAWSKRLKTSSGRSVISMSRQLVSLGVWERLFAYEVLTHHRDASHALRPKDVVALGRGIRSWGEVDCFASYVAGPAWRDGNLPTRVIQGWTRSEDHWWRRVAVVSTVPLNNRARGGEGDAKRTLGIVGWSFETAMIWWSRRYRGRYAN; encoded by the coding sequence ATGAAGACGCTCATTCCCGAAATACAAAGTTCCCTTGCGAGCATGCCTACAAAGAACGCTCCATCGTTCCGTCTCGTGCGTCGTGCGTGGTCGAAAAGGCTCAAGACATCATCCGGACGATCGGTCATCAGTATGTCCCGGCAATTGGTATCCCTGGGCGTATGGGAGCGACTATTCGCCTATGAAGTGCTTACCCATCATCGCGACGCCTCGCACGCATTGCGACCAAAGGATGTAGTCGCCCTCGGAAGGGGGATTCGCAGTTGGGGCGAGGTGGATTGCTTTGCTTCTTACGTGGCTGGTCCAGCCTGGCGGGACGGCAATCTCCCAACCCGTGTAATCCAGGGCTGGACCCGGTCAGAGGATCATTGGTGGAGACGGGTCGCAGTAGTGAGCACTGTGCCGCTGAACAACCGTGCGCGTGGCGGCGAGGGCGATGCGAAGCGCACATTGGGCATTGTAGGTTGGTCGTTCGAGACCGCCATGATATGGTGGTCAAGGCGCTATCGTGGGCGCTACGCGAATTGA
- a CDS encoding type II toxin-antitoxin system Phd/YefM family antitoxin, translating into MPVIKPISDLRNKANEISQLVHNADEPVFITKNGEGDMVVMSLSHYAKMQKKIELLNKLSAAQAQHAAGDTGRLLAHVVRDIRKRLRASA; encoded by the coding sequence ATGCCCGTTATCAAACCGATCTCGGATCTTCGCAATAAGGCCAACGAGATCTCTCAGCTGGTACACAATGCCGACGAACCCGTGTTCATCACCAAGAACGGCGAAGGCGATATGGTGGTGATGTCGCTGAGCCACTATGCGAAGATGCAGAAGAAGATTGAATTGCTCAACAAGCTTTCTGCGGCCCAGGCCCAGCACGCTGCCGGTGACACCGGGAGACTTCTCGCCCACGTCGTACGCGACATCCGGAAGAGGCTCCGTGCCTCGGCGTAA
- a CDS encoding type II toxin-antitoxin system RelE/ParE family toxin: protein MPRRKRGVRLLGLAERDLTDIYDYVAAENPTVADQLLIRIEKDLNALSTQPLLGRIPRDHDIAMLGFRYLIIGDYLAFYRLETSVVLVYRILHGGRDYSDIH from the coding sequence GTGCCTCGGCGTAAACGAGGGGTCCGACTTCTCGGGTTGGCCGAACGGGACCTCACTGACATTTATGATTACGTCGCAGCCGAGAACCCAACTGTCGCCGATCAATTGCTGATCCGCATCGAAAAGGATCTGAATGCCCTTTCGACCCAACCTCTGCTTGGCAGAATTCCACGTGATCATGACATCGCCATGCTGGGGTTCAGATACCTCATCATCGGCGATTATCTGGCCTTCTACCGCCTTGAGACCTCTGTCGTCCTTGTCTATCGCATTCTGCATGGGGGACGGGACTATTCGGATATCCACTAA